The DNA window CTGTACCGCGCCACTAACCCGCCGCACCCTGTAAGCGCGCATTAGTCATCCGATCCAGCTCGTGATGAAGCCGATGCCGTTCCACGCAGCTCCTTCAATCCCACGACGCTGGTTCACCGACAGACgcagctttttcttctcagaCAAGGAATctgtcttttccttctttttcttcttcctcttcttcttcttcttcttcttacgTTTAGATATACGATTCTGCGCGACACACTCAAAAtcacaaagagaaagaatggCGCTGCGTATAAAGTCGAGCGGCATCAGCGCGTTTCAGGGACAGGAGGATCGGGCTCTATCACGAGACAAAGGTGAATTGATTTGATACTTTTTTCTGGCTTGTTGGTTCTCTTGggatctctctctcttctggcACCCAGTCATGTGAATATCATACGCTGTTGGCTTCCGCCTCTAAcctcttgtcctcttttcAACGAATCTTCAACACATGCCTCTATCCATCTCTTCGTTCACCAACTAACTCATCGCCATGACCCAAAAGCACCGCCAAAACGTGCCTCCGTCGCCAAGCCGCTGCAGTTCGTCACCGTCACGTCCACCAAGCAAAAGAACCGCAAGGATGTCTCCAAAGTCGTGCGCACCCAGGCCATGAGGGACTACTTCTGGAAGCAGCGCAACCCCGACAGCTcagaggccgccgccagcgaCTTGCCCATGGACCCGTCGCAGTACAAGGGCCGCTTCCGCCTCAACTCGCCGCCCAActcggcaaaggcaaagggcgcaaagaaggacaagagcCGCGCAAAGAAGGCGAACCAGCTCCAGGTCGCCCGCGTGCAAAAGGGGCGTGTGGCGAGAGACCGAGGGCCGCTGCTGGACATTCGCTTCTACTTGAATGACGGCCTCTTGGAGAAGATCCCGCCGACCATGCTGGGCGCGACGCTGGACCCCTTTGACTCGTTCAAGGTCGACATGAAGCCCGAGGCCATGAAGCTCATCTGGTACTGTAAGTCTCGCCAAACCGGCCCTCTCTGGGGTTCCATCCATATTTCCATCTCCTGTTTCAGTCCCCTCTCGTTACGTCATCTTGTCTCTACTTGGTGTCATCATATGCATTGCCCTATCATATCAATCGTGTTTACAATGCGTGTCTTATCTTGTCTTGCCTTATCTCTTCTAACTTGACCATCACATCCCAGATAAGCAAAGTTACATCAAAGAGTTCCTAGAGCTCAAcgtcggcggcggctacACCCTCTTCGATGCCAGGGAAAACTGCGCCCTTTTCCACGCCATCCTGTATCTGGTCGCCCTCGACTATGTCCTCCGTCGCGGCTTCGAAGATGATCTGGGCTGCCTGTATCATTCCTCAGAGGCTTTccgcctcatcaacaaccagATTCGGAGCGGCAAGATTGAAGACTCGACAATTGCTGCTGTCGCCATGATCTCCACCAAGGAGGTATATCTTTCTCATGCGCATCCATGCATCACGTATAAATACTAACGTTATTCAGAATCTTGCCGGCATGTTTGACATTTCCTACATCCACATGCAGGGCCTCAAAGACATGATTCAGAAGCGCGGGGGCATAGAAAGTATCAAGGGCATACACCGCGGAGTAGTTCTGTGGTCAGTacacctcttcttctccatcatgcaCCGTTGCTGCCACCATACGAGGGCAACTTCACTAACTCAACCCCACAGGGCCGATTTCTGCAACTCGACAGTCTTCAACTGCACGCCACAATTTTCCAGAGATTCCTCCCCCAAGGCCGAAGAAATACCGTTTACGCCCGACTCTGACCCTGCGAACTCACCTCTAGAAACCATTCTCAACGACGAACTTCCAGTTCTCTTGGTCGTCCAGTCACTCCGCGACGTGTCTGCAGAAAAGGACAATTACCGCTTAATCACCCAAAACAACAAGGAAATAAACAACAGAATTTATGACATCGAATACAAGCTGCATTGTCTGCAGACGAACAACCATGAACGCGGTACCAGCTGCGGAAAGATGATTCCATTCTGCGTCGCGCTAAACGTCTATCTCTACCTCGCAATACGAGAGCTTCCCGTCAGatccaagatgatgatgatgttgatagATCGCCTGCAAGAGACTTTCAATACCGAGCCCCTGCAGTGGTGGGTTTCTAATCAGgagcaaaagaagcgagTCATGTGGATGTTATTCATCGGATACGCTGCTGGATCGGAAACTTACAAAGACGCCTGGTTCCTGCAAACCATAAAGAGCATGTGCAAGAAGTATGAGATTCACGACGTGGATCAGCTGAAACAAAATGTGAAGGATGTCTTGTGGCTGGAATATTGGTGCGGCCCGTACTTTGATAAGTTGAAGGTCGCTATGCAAGCTCAAGATTAAGCTGCAGTATTGGAGAAGGCGAGAGGACGGTAAGTTTTACTGGTGAATCTCTGATACCTTGAAAAGAATGCgcatttttggctttttttgtttgtttttgttttcggtTTGGAGTATTTGTCCATCTCTTAACAGTGCGTCCAGGCTAATGATTGGTGCAAACATGATTTGACATTTTTGGAGCATAGCGCTTGTACTGCATTCTCACTTTGGGGTCTTTTCGTTCAAAATTTGTATTTTACATCTATCGCTGATAACACAGATTGATTGTACTATATACTCTGTTCCCGTCTCTTTACTCTTGATATCCGCCCACCATTTCGATAAACGCGATACGTATGTTGAAGGTTTCCTGCGACTTGGTATAACTGCAATACGTCGTACGAAAGAGAGACGCCTATCCAGCAAGGCTTCCTGTCCTAACACAATCAACACggaataaagaaaagacacGCCTCAACAATGATACTGTTCATCTCGATCAAAATCGTTGATCTCTAGAGGCATGGCCAAAGATCGGACCCGAAGGTCTCTCCGCTCTTTTGATCTTCTCTACAGAGCTCTGCCGCCCTCGCTTCGGTCGGGATTCCGATATGTCCGTGACCAAATAACTTCTGGTTGTGTGATGGCCCAGATGACGTTACTCACTCGTGATCCATAACGAATGAATGAAATGAGGCTCCAGCTATCGTCCCAGGGTAGGACCCCATATGGTATGAGAGTCGCGGTAGGCGAAAGCATTTGGTGACTCTCCATGTTCGTCGCCAGCAGGCGGTGCAGTAAGCTTGTCTCTCGCTATTGCTGACGATTTCGAATTATTCGGCGGATGGGCATACAGTGGTAGCGGGCATCTCGACTCGAATTTTTCTGTGGAGAAATGGCATTGTTCAAGCATCTCTGCATGTCTATGGATTGGACAATTGTCTCGGATGAGGCAGCTTTTCCGGGGTGGATTAGCAAGAGCTTACAGTGAATGCATGGAATACAATTATAGATCGATTTGCTTATGTCTGCAGGACAATGCCAGACTGCGAATCTATCAATACTGTGTCTTGTGCGATACTCTAGAAGCAAAGAGATAAGACTGTATAGGTAAGGAACGGCGTGAAAGTCAAATATTACCCGATCTGCAACGAGTACTATTCTATCTTGTTATTCCGTTATACTGTAAGCGATCTTCTGTATAAAAAGCGATGCTTTAAGCGTACACAAGTTCAACAGTGAAATAGTCATGGGTAGGCCTTTCTCTGCGGTTGTAATATACTCATACATGTTTGAGTATGACCTCAAACGGGCCTCAAGAAGTAGTGTGCGTACGACAAAAGATATTCTTATGCGAGTATCTACTAGCAATATTTGTAAGTTTGTGAGTATTGCTATCAACTTGGGAGTCTATAATGCGTACGTTAGCTGAAGTATCTACTATGCCCTCTGCCACGAAATTATGCAAACCCATTCAATTAAAATGGCTAGAAACATGGCACATACATCAGAAGGCATTGAAATCCGCAATGCAGATACGACGCTTCTGCTCGCATTTACATCAGTCGTGTGCTGTAGATTTACCGCATTTCACGATACCAAATTAGGTCTACCTTTCCTACACGTATATTATTTACTCTATAACCCCATACATGGCTGAAGATACGACACTTTTCACCAGTAATTTATTTTCATCTCAACAATTTCTCCAATTTCATGCGCTTGAACATTTCTTCTCTTACCTGATCGGTATCTCCTCGCGCCTCAAAAACACCTCGAGGAGTGTGGCCGTGAATATCCATTGCAGTACGTTGCGCACCAGCTGCTACAAGCTCTTTGATGATATCTCTTCCCCATGTAGTGATATGTCTAGAAGATAGCATCGCGCTTACCACCAAATGAAGTGGTGTTCGCATAAAACGATCCCTACAATTGACATTAACCTTCCATTTGGAGAGCAGGAGGCGAACAATATCGACCCGCAAGTTTTGCGCAGCGACATGTAAAGCAGTTGCACTGTCACAGCCTCTACAAGATGCATTTGGGTCGATATCACAGCTACCAAAAAAGTAGTTGATGGCTGTTTCGTTGTCCCTTTGTACACATAGAGATAATGCCGTCTCATAACAGGAACCATGCTGCTCAATCAATGTCATGTGGCCGATTCTACGATAGAAGAATCGATGCCTcaaagaggagagggaaTCAGATGGCTTATCATGAAAATCATGatgttcatcatcatcatcagtaTGATGCAAATGCCACTTATCATCAGGGCGGTTTGCTTTGGCTGTTCGAAACTGCGGATCCATTCCGAGCTCCTCAATGATTAGCTGCAGTATCTCAGTCTGGTCCTGAAATAGAGTGTAGGGCTCTTTGTAACCATAGGTTGCAAAATGTATTGCACCGCACCCCCAGTTCTCATCGGGTTGGGGGAGGAGCATATTCCAACTCTTTACTAAATATCGAACAACATCCGCTTGGCCATGTAATAACGCTGAATGCAATGGGCTAAGACCCCATACATTCATCTGTTTTGCGTTAATGTTAAGGTGTTTCAAAAGTAGCTGGGTTGTTTCAATGCTGCCTTGTTGCACTGCCAGGTGAAGAGCTGCGTTTCCATCCCAGTCTCGGTAATTCGCGTCTAAAGTATGTTCTCGAGTTGTGATTTTCCCTAGCAACGACCATATGTGGCGAAGCCTTATGCTGCCGTGAGTGTTCCATTCAAGGAACAAATTCACCACCTCAGAATCTTGCATTGAGATGGCGTTCATCAAAGGTGATAATTCCCCCCCTTCTGCGGTTGATGTTTGCACCGCTGGCCAATATATATTCGACTATTCTTCGATGGCCATGCCGCGAAGCGACTCTTAATGTTGTTTCGCCGCCTTCACCGTCAACGTGCACTCCATTTTCTGTGAGTAATTTGACAATAGAGAGGTGCCCATGCCAGGAGGCAGTGCGCAGAGCcttttctctgtctctcctgGCGAACAAATATCTCCAGTATAGCCGGTGCCCCTTGTCTTTTAGGATTCGCTGCATGAGAACGGTCAAACCAAGCTCCGCCGCCACAGATATTACATCGCTTTCATCGAGCACACACACGGTGGGCCCATTTCTCCCAGACTGGAGAGTTGAAAAAGAACTGTGAGTATTCTTCCAGTATCCTGATACCATGTTGACTGGAATGGTTAAAATGGTTGTGCCACTGGCGTGCTGCGTAATAAAAAAATGGATACTGGCGCCGTGTTTTATTTCTATACAGTTTTCCAAaaatgtcttcatcttcgagaTACACGTCATGAAAGTAGGCAATGCAAGCAGATGCCAACTTCGACTGCTCCACTTCAACGCTAGATAGTGAAAACCAAGGTATTTCCCCATGGTTTGGAATTTTTCTTGTCAGAAAGTCGTAAGCGCTTTGATGGACTAGGCTTATAATGTCATTCGATATGCTGAGAAAGTGGCCACAGAATGCTAATTTTCCTCGTAAAACCGTTTCTCGATCTAGTAAGTCGGTGGGTGTGATGTCTAGAGCGGAAGCAAGTTCACTGAGTGTGAGTGGCTCAACCGCAAACGTGCACCACCGAAGAATATCCAGAGTTAGACCTCGATGATCTTGGCCGACCTGATTGAGAATTCTTTCATAGAGCGGATACAATCCCCGTGGGAGCTGGTCTAAGCTCTCTTCCACTTCGGACACCTCCACGTTGTGAAGGTCTTGAACAACAAAACTAATCCATAGATATGTGCCCGCAGACTTGTCCCTTAGAATCTTTTTGACATGATTTGTCAACTGATCCGGATACTTCCTGCTTTTTGATATCTCTGCAACGCGTGCTGAGATGTACAAATCCAGTCCGTCGCTGACCTCGGCCTTTGCGTCTGGATCAAGACGAATTCTCAAGAACTGGCCTAGTGAGACTTCGAGGCATCTTGGATATTCTCGACTCAAAACTATTATTTTCAGCCTTGGAGTGCTACTTGTGATATTTTTGAGTTTGTTTAGCAATTCTTGCAGTGATGCGGGCTCGCATTCGTCCAGTCCGTCGAGGACACAAGACACTTGCGAGTCCCCAACGTCATTCATCATTCTAAGAAGAATGCTCCAGATGGTTTCAAACGAATTCTGCTGGAAAATTTGTTCTTTTTGGACTTCGTAAGTTGGAAGGAGGTGCTTGATAAGATCCCTTCTTTGCTGCAGGAGTTGAAAGAGCAATCCCCGAACAATAGCAACAGAACCATTCCGGGTATTGTCTTTGGCatcgcagaagaagaaagttgAAAGGTGGCGTTTCCCATTCTCAAGAGGCATGAAATAGCTTGAGAGATATTCCGTCAGGTAAATGGATAGCATCGTTTTGCCTAAGCCGGGGCCGCCTGATATCCAAAGCAGCCCGCCGTCGGTGGTTATCCACTTGACAAATTCTTCCTTTTGAGTAATCCAGTCGCATGTGCCGCTTACAATCTCTCCCTTGGATGTGATAAGCTTGGCGCAGTCTATTGCGGGATCTGTAATGAAAAGAGCCTGAAGACATTTTTTGCTGACATAAGAGGGCTGCTCTTGTGTGTCAAGATTGGTCAATTTGGCCAGTATATCTTCGGCTACTGCATTGGTGCGACTATTGATATCGATTCGATTAGCTTTCTGATCATCTAGCTCTCCCCTTTCCTCACATACAGGTTAATATGAGTATCAAGCGTGCTGTACTCTTGATGCAGCACGGCAAAGAGCTTCAtaatatcttcttcttcttgtaagCCGCATATAGCCTTCCaagccttcttcctcaatgTATCGTCATGTTTGAACGAAATCTTTTCCAAAAGTGTTTGCAACTCTCGCATGTAGCTCTCACACCGAATCAAGATGTTCTTAACGTCTTCTGTCTGTAGCGACATTGTAGTTTTTATCCGTGCTGCGAGAGAGGCGAGGCTCTCAATTCGCCCAGCCTCCTGTCGTATTCGGTCTGGAGCATCTTGAATCTGGTCAACCACAGCTTTGACAAATTTTGCAAGTTTGAAAGCGACTTCAACAAGTTGTTCAGAGGCGGCTATAACGCCTAAAACCTCGGCGCCAGACATGTTGCGCAAGAATTCGTACTCGCGTAGGTAGGTATTACCAAGCACTTTGGAAACAAGATAATGCTTTTTGGGGCCCTCTTATAGAAACGAGGCTTTCTAAATGCCACCACCGTTAGGCTCCTGTAATGCAGCCTAAATGGATGCGTGTCACCGTGGGATTGGCTGGACTCTGAAATAATGCATTAGTGTATATGTATACATGTGTATATGTACATAATCCTTTGGCGAATTGTATGGCTTCGTTGCTGCAACAAGACAATTTTTAATGCTCTCCGCAAGTCATATAGATCATCAGGGTAGCTTATCTCTAAGCCGAGTTTGTAGCTCGATAGCGAAATGtctttaaaaagaaaaaagcataTATTATAAGATAGAATGAGTCTAGCGAAAATATCTAAAACATAATGCCGGCGCAATCAGCCATCAAATCTGCCTTGCCGTCCGCAGTTGGGAAGACGTGTATACAGCCTTGCGAATGACACAGCCAGCTATTGCTCAGCCCATCACAACAAATCTGATTAGCTATAATTGACTCACCTCTCATACCCCGCATCGAGCATCCTCTTCCAAATATTCTCATCTCCATGGCAAACACAACTCCTTACTACTATTTCGCTCCCACCTGGGATTTTCCTCCAAACGgtcctcttcagcttggcaATGTTCTCATGTCGGTGAAAAGGCCTGAACGATCATTATACACCGCTCCACTACCGAATGCTAGCGAGATAATCACGTCAGAAAAGAGTCAAGTGGAATTCTCCAGAGAAAAGCTAAAAGCCGGAAAgttttccatcttcacacGCTTTATAAGATTCACTGGCATGGGTATCGATATAGCCATAAGTTGGGACACTGCGTAAGAACACTCTCTATTTGAATGGCATAACCATTTCTCCATCTTACTAAGTTGGCACTACAGCAACGAAGAAGCTTTTACATTCGAGCGTCTCAAAACAACATTCTTCGTCCCTACCCAACCTTGGCTTGAAAAATGTCTCGCCAACTCTGCCGTACAGTGCTATCTCGAAAAGTGCCGCTACCGAAAACCTATCTATATTATCACTGGCCTTAAGACAGTGACGggcgccgccgtcaagaCAAATAAACAATCCGCTTCGGCCAAGACGGCTGGCATTGAGGTAGCAATACCAGGCGGCGAAGTAGTCTTGCCCTCTGCTACGCCTGAAGTATTTACAAAGAAAGCAGCAAAGGACAAAATGAGCTGGGAAGATCATTGACTTCATTTTCGCATACAGGGTGAGCAAGATATGGGTTAAGAAGAGTTCAATACTAGAACAAGATTATACCAAGGGCGCAATGTtcgaaagagaagaaaaaaccgTGGTGAATATTGCGCTGGAAATTGCAAAGGTAGAAGAAGCGGATCCAGTGGAAGAGGGATTTTTAAAAGAGGAGATTatagatggcgatgagagAATTATTATCGCACTGCCAGAAGGAGCGGCAAGCAGGTCTATTTGACATAATAATACATGGAACTATTAGTTTGTGCATAACATTGTTGTATTGGGTCATGGTCTAGACATCTTTCATTGGGTCCCGGATTCTACTCCGTAGGGAAGCCTCACCCTTACCAAAAGGGTTATCAGGGTGTAGACTAGGCGCAATATAATCGTAATCTTGGCTTCTTATAGAGACTGCTCTTAAGACAGCCTTCATGAATTGACTCTGTTTCAGTTGCTCGGCTTCTTTGGTAAGAAGCTTTGCTCTCGCATATTGTAACAACACGGCAGCAATCCCGCTTGCAATGGGCGTTGCAAACGAAGCACCCGACTTGCTTGCAACACAgagcttgttcttctctttgtcaCAAAGATGGACAGGCCAAGCAGACTCAACTGATTCTCCTATTGTGGCGAAGTTATCGCCTTGAAGAGGTTGTGGGTTAAATTCGGACGGAGCACCGTTGGCATTGGTTGAATGTATACAAATAACATCTGGGTGTCTTGCGGGATATGCTCTCTTCGTATTTGCCCCATTatttgacgctgctgcaaagAGGAGGACGTTTTGATTGATGGCGTGCTTTATTGAGTGCTCAAGAAACTCGTATCCGTCAACTTCACATGATGGAAACCCAAAGGACATTGATATCATGTCAACTTTCCATTCATTCACTGCGTAGTCAATAGCCTAGCATTAAGTCAGCAATGGAGAACTACTTGTTCATAGAAGGTCCAACTCACTCTAGCAACCGTGGCAGGGTTATCTGGCTTGAGATCACAAATCTTTGCTACATAGAGTTCTGCATCAGGTGCAAAATCTAGCAGCAAGCCTGCGACGTATGTGCCATGCCACAACGATCGAAAACGTCATGTGTCTGCCGACAACCGGGAAGCCAGTGAGATATCTTTGCTTTACGAGCTGTCTAATACGATTCGCAAAGCAAGTAGAAAGGCGAACGACGGTAAAGAGGCGACTTTGGTGCAgatcaaagatgaagaaggaaaaatctTAGAGGAGCCTTT is part of the Trichoderma atroviride chromosome 1, complete sequence genome and encodes:
- a CDS encoding uncharacterized protein (EggNog:ENOG41~TransMembrane:2 (i30-48o475-493i)) — protein: MKPMPFHAAPSIPRRWFTDRRSFFFSDKESVFSFFFFFLFFFFFFLRLDIRFCATHSKSQRERMALRIKSSGISAFQGQEDRALSRDKAPPKRASVAKPLQFVTVTSTKQKNRKDVSKVVRTQAMRDYFWKQRNPDSSEAAASDLPMDPSQYKGRFRLNSPPNSAKAKGAKKDKSRAKKANQLQVARVQKGRVARDRGPLLDIRFYLNDGLLEKIPPTMLGATLDPFDSFKVDMKPEAMKLIWYYKQSYIKEFLELNVGGGYTLFDARENCALFHAILYLVALDYVLRRGFEDDLGCLYHSSEAFRLINNQIRSGKIEDSTIAAVAMISTKENLAGMFDISYIHMQGLKDMIQKRGGIESIKGIHRGVVLWADFCNSTVFNCTPQFSRDSSPKAEEIPFTPDSDPANSPLETILNDELPVLLVVQSLRDVSAEKDNYRLITQNNKEINNRIYDIEYKLHCLQTNNHERGTSCGKMIPFCVALNVYLYLAIRELPVRSKMMMMLIDRLQETFNTEPLQWWVSNQEQKKRVMWMLFIGYAAGSETYKDAWFLQTIKSMCKKYEIHDVDQLKQNVKDVLWLEYWCGPYFDKLKVAMQAQD
- a CDS encoding uncharacterized protein (EggNog:ENOG41), whose amino-acid sequence is MANTTPYYYFAPTWDFPPNGPLQLGNVLMSVKRPERSLYTAPLPNASEIITSEKSQVEFSREKLKAGKFSIFTRFIRFTGMGIDIAISWDTANEEAFTFERLKTTFFVPTQPWLEKCLANSAVQCYLEKCRYRKPIYIITGLKTVTGAAVKTNKQSASAKTAGIEVAIPGGEVVLPSATPEVFTKKAAKDKMSWEDH
- a CDS encoding uncharacterized protein (EggNog:ENOG41), with product MSGAEVLGVIAASEQLVEVAFKLAKFVKAVVDQIQDAPDRIRQEAGRIESLASLAARIKTTMSLQTEDVKNILIRCESYMRELQTLLEKISFKHDDTLRKKAWKAICGLQEEEDIMKLFAVLHQEYSTLDTHINLRTNAVAEDILAKLTNLDTQEQPSYVSKKCLQALFITDPAIDCAKLITSKGEIVSGTCDWITQKEEFVKWITTDGGLLWISGGPGLGKTMLSIYLTEYLSSYFMPLENGKRHLSTFFFCDAKDNTRNGSVAIVRGLLFQLLQQRRDLIKHLLPTYEVQKEQIFQQNSFETIWSILLRMMNDVGDSQVSCVLDGLDECEPASLQELLNKLKNITSSTPRLKIIVLSREYPRCLEVSLGQFLRIRLDPDAKAEVSDGLDLYISARVAEISKSRKYPDQLTNHVKKILRDKSAGTYLWISFVVQDLHNVEVSEVEESLDQLPRGLYPLYERILNQVGQDHRGLTLDILRWCTFAVEPLTLSELASALDITPTDLLDRETVLRGKLAFCGHFLSISNDIISLVHQSAYDFLTRKIPNHGEIPWFSLSSVEVEQSKLASACIAYFHDVYLEDEDIFGKLYRNKTRRQYPFFYYAARQWHNHFNHSSQHGIRILEEYSQFFFNSPVWEKWAHRVCAR